A genomic stretch from Artemia franciscana unplaced genomic scaffold, ASM3288406v1 PGA_scaffold_151, whole genome shotgun sequence includes:
- the LOC136041336 gene encoding hydroxyacylglutathione hydrolase, mitochondrial-like isoform X1 — translation MSALSFASMFMPQRVLTALTAAYFKFTTWQALGQKEYHREPTTINHTTMNIHLVPALKDNYMYLLVDKESGNAAAVDPVEPEKLLQKVEELQVNLTTVLTTHHHWDHAGGNVELAKLRPGLIVVGGDERVGALTKQVKHGDEITLGSLKVKSLFTPCHTSGHICYFVDEKDPAVFTGDTLFVAGCGRFFEGNAEQMYKALIGILSELPDHTKVYCGHEYTLQNFKFATHVEPSNPAADEMKKRCENLRNEGKPTVPSTIGEEKKYNPFMRVKESSILQYTKTSDPVEAMKILRSEKDSF, via the exons ATGTCAGCTTTAAGCTTTGCTAGTATGTTTATGCCTCAGAGAGTATTAACTGCTTTGACTGCAGCATATTTTAAGTTTACTACTTGGCAGGCTTTGGGACAGAAGGAATATCATCGCGAACCAACCACAATTAACCATACAACCATGAACATACATCTTGTACCTGCTTTGAAGGATAATTATATGTACTTGTTAGTCGACAAAGAGTCTG GAAATGCTGCTGCAGTAGATCCAGTAGAACCTGAAAAGCTTCTACAAAAGGTTGAAGAACTTCAAGTAAACCTGACAACTGTGTTAACCACTCACCATCATTGGGATCATGCTGGCGGCAATGTAGAGCTGGCCAAACTAAGGCCAGGTCTAATCGTTGTTGGAGGGGACGAACGCGTCGGAGCCCTGACAAAGCAAGTCAAGCATGGAGATGAGATAACGCTTGGCTCACTAAAAGTCAAGTCTCTTTTCACACCTTGTCATACTTCAGGCCATATTTGCTACTTTGTTGATGAAAAAGACCCTGCTGTTTTCACTGGGGACACACTTTTTGTTGCTGGATGCGGTCGATTCTTCGAAGGGAATGCTGAACAAATGTATAAAGCATTAATTGGAATTCTTAGCGAGCTACCAGATCATACCAAGGTATACTGTGGGCATGAGTATACTTTGCAGAACTTTAAATTTGCAACTCATGTTGAGCCAAGTAACCCAGCAGCTGATGAGATGAAGAAAAGATGCGAAAATCTAAGGAATGAAGGAAAGCCAACGGTTCCAAGTACAATTGGcgaagagaaaaaatacaacCCATTTATGCGTGTGAAAGAAAGTTCCATTCTACAGTATACAAAAACTTCAGATCCTGTTGAAGCTATGAAGATATTGAGGTCTGAAAAGgacagtttctaa
- the LOC136041336 gene encoding hydroxyacylglutathione hydrolase, mitochondrial-like isoform X2 → MNIHLVPALKDNYMYLLVDKESGNAAAVDPVEPEKLLQKVEELQVNLTTVLTTHHHWDHAGGNVELAKLRPGLIVVGGDERVGALTKQVKHGDEITLGSLKVKSLFTPCHTSGHICYFVDEKDPAVFTGDTLFVAGCGRFFEGNAEQMYKALIGILSELPDHTKVYCGHEYTLQNFKFATHVEPSNPAADEMKKRCENLRNEGKPTVPSTIGEEKKYNPFMRVKESSILQYTKTSDPVEAMKILRSEKDSF, encoded by the exons ATGAACATACATCTTGTACCTGCTTTGAAGGATAATTATATGTACTTGTTAGTCGACAAAGAGTCTG GAAATGCTGCTGCAGTAGATCCAGTAGAACCTGAAAAGCTTCTACAAAAGGTTGAAGAACTTCAAGTAAACCTGACAACTGTGTTAACCACTCACCATCATTGGGATCATGCTGGCGGCAATGTAGAGCTGGCCAAACTAAGGCCAGGTCTAATCGTTGTTGGAGGGGACGAACGCGTCGGAGCCCTGACAAAGCAAGTCAAGCATGGAGATGAGATAACGCTTGGCTCACTAAAAGTCAAGTCTCTTTTCACACCTTGTCATACTTCAGGCCATATTTGCTACTTTGTTGATGAAAAAGACCCTGCTGTTTTCACTGGGGACACACTTTTTGTTGCTGGATGCGGTCGATTCTTCGAAGGGAATGCTGAACAAATGTATAAAGCATTAATTGGAATTCTTAGCGAGCTACCAGATCATACCAAGGTATACTGTGGGCATGAGTATACTTTGCAGAACTTTAAATTTGCAACTCATGTTGAGCCAAGTAACCCAGCAGCTGATGAGATGAAGAAAAGATGCGAAAATCTAAGGAATGAAGGAAAGCCAACGGTTCCAAGTACAATTGGcgaagagaaaaaatacaacCCATTTATGCGTGTGAAAGAAAGTTCCATTCTACAGTATACAAAAACTTCAGATCCTGTTGAAGCTATGAAGATATTGAGGTCTGAAAAGgacagtttctaa